The following proteins come from a genomic window of Candidatus Palauibacter polyketidifaciens:
- a CDS encoding carboxypeptidase regulatory-like domain-containing protein — translation MVINLNPTRARAMAALMVVSLAAGAGSVEARQAQDCGDRALLRVLVADESGTVHAPGATVVLRWTAAERTPVRGAAGADGRFQLCVPDDGREATLWAEFGDGSSEQAVVGFEPGVTTAVELRILTGSAGTGRIIGQVNDGVTEDPVTAAAVSVSERTGTVETNGRGRFVLSGLPVGVHALQVQRPGYAPLRRVVAVHRGLTTEVEIGLVPTSAEMDPLVATATRPRQLEVTGFYERRLRGEMLGVGRFLTAEDIERWRPSTVGRFIEDHVPEIRSRGVTLVNTTGLMGWKGCPVAIYVDGIPLRISGIGGVVVPNQVAGLEVYTGPAGLPAEFRDERNRCGAVVAWTR, via the coding sequence ATGGTTATCAACCTGAATCCGACGCGCGCCCGGGCGATGGCGGCGCTGATGGTGGTTTCGCTGGCGGCCGGCGCCGGATCCGTCGAGGCGCGGCAGGCGCAGGACTGCGGTGACCGGGCCTTGCTGAGAGTCCTCGTCGCGGACGAGTCGGGGACCGTGCACGCGCCCGGAGCCACGGTGGTCCTTCGTTGGACGGCCGCCGAGCGCACGCCGGTGCGCGGTGCGGCCGGGGCGGATGGGCGCTTCCAACTGTGCGTTCCCGACGACGGGCGGGAGGCGACCCTCTGGGCCGAGTTCGGGGACGGCTCGAGCGAACAGGCGGTCGTCGGGTTCGAGCCTGGAGTGACGACGGCTGTCGAGTTGCGGATCCTCACCGGCTCGGCGGGGACAGGACGGATCATCGGCCAGGTGAATGATGGCGTGACTGAGGATCCCGTGACCGCGGCAGCCGTGTCCGTGTCCGAGCGGACGGGGACGGTCGAGACGAACGGCCGAGGCCGGTTCGTCCTGAGCGGCCTGCCTGTCGGGGTCCACGCACTGCAGGTGCAGCGCCCGGGCTACGCACCGCTACGCCGCGTGGTCGCGGTGCACCGCGGTCTCACGACGGAAGTGGAGATCGGCCTCGTCCCGACTTCAGCGGAGATGGACCCGCTGGTGGCGACGGCCACGCGGCCGCGCCAACTGGAGGTCACGGGCTTCTACGAACGCAGGCTGCGGGGCGAAATGCTCGGCGTCGGCAGGTTCCTCACCGCGGAGGACATCGAGCGCTGGCGGCCGAGCACCGTCGGCCGCTTTATCGAAGACCATGTTCCGGAGATCCGCAGCCGGGGCGTGACGTTGGTGAACACGACGGGGCTCATGGGCTGGAAGGGTTGTCCGGTGGCCATATACGTCGACGGTATCCCTCTGCGGATATCCGGCATCGGTGGAGTGGTGGTGCCGAACCAGGTCGCCGGTCTCGAGGTCTATACGGGACCGGCGGGCCTGCCGGCCGAGTTCCGGGACGAGCGCAACCGCTGCGGCGCCGTCGTCGCCTGGACCAGGTAG
- a CDS encoding carboxypeptidase-like regulatory domain-containing protein produces MTSRTVRWAATLAPLVLAQLATTAGAAAGQQAQCGERASVHVLVTEESGALNLPGATVVLRWTSEQVLRPLREPAGADGRFSVCVPGGVSAATLWAEFGDDSSEESTIVFEPGMPVEVHLHVLFGDIDPGRIVGRVLDASTEEPVATATVSLVGRPAEVQSDRQGRFALTGVPGGEHLLEVERIGYASLRYQVTVVRGLSTELQVGLVPAPVEMEPLVVTATRPRRLEINGFYDRKYFGELIGGGTYFTLEDIDRRRPLRVSHMLADAPGIRLRCPGSGFRDCWVESSRAAGGFTPGGCELSAYLDGSPIPVRELDSLVLPVEVGGIEVYQGAGELPPEFGGYDARCGAVVIWTK; encoded by the coding sequence ATGACCAGCCGAACCGTTAGATGGGCGGCGACGCTGGCGCCTCTGGTGCTTGCGCAGTTGGCCACGACCGCCGGCGCGGCCGCGGGCCAACAGGCGCAGTGCGGCGAGCGGGCGTCGGTTCACGTCCTCGTCACGGAGGAGTCGGGGGCGCTCAACCTTCCCGGGGCTACGGTCGTCCTCCGCTGGACCAGCGAGCAGGTGCTCAGGCCGCTCCGCGAACCCGCCGGGGCCGACGGGCGCTTCTCGGTCTGCGTTCCCGGCGGTGTGTCGGCGGCGACGCTGTGGGCGGAGTTCGGGGATGATTCGAGCGAGGAATCGACGATCGTGTTCGAACCCGGTATGCCGGTCGAAGTCCACCTGCACGTCCTGTTCGGAGACATCGACCCGGGGAGGATCGTGGGCCGCGTGCTCGATGCGTCCACGGAGGAGCCGGTGGCCACGGCCACGGTGTCGCTCGTCGGGCGGCCGGCCGAGGTCCAGAGCGACCGCCAGGGCCGGTTCGCCCTCACCGGCGTGCCCGGCGGGGAGCACCTGCTCGAGGTCGAGAGGATCGGCTACGCTTCGCTCCGCTACCAGGTGACGGTGGTCCGCGGACTGAGCACGGAACTCCAGGTCGGCCTCGTGCCCGCGCCGGTGGAGATGGAACCGCTCGTGGTGACGGCGACCCGACCGAGGCGGCTGGAAATCAACGGGTTCTACGACCGCAAGTACTTCGGAGAACTGATAGGCGGCGGCACGTACTTCACGCTGGAGGACATCGACCGCCGGCGCCCGCTCCGCGTCTCGCACATGCTCGCCGACGCGCCCGGCATCCGCCTTCGCTGCCCCGGCTCCGGGTTCCGCGACTGCTGGGTCGAGAGTTCGCGGGCAGCCGGAGGATTCACGCCCGGAGGCTGCGAACTCAGCGCCTATCTCGATGGTTCCCCGATTCCGGTCCGGGAGCTGGACTCGCTCGTGTTGCCCGTGGAGGTCGGCGGCATCGAGGTGTACCAGGGAGCCGGCGAGCTGCCGCCGGAGTTCGGCGGATACGACGCGCGCTGCGGAGCCGTGGTGATCTGGACGAAGTAG
- the tesB gene encoding acyl-CoA thioesterase II, whose product MSYTVEDLVDLFDLEPVERNIYRGENRDIGSGRIFGGQVLAQSLVAARRTVDAEDRSAHSLHGYFILAGDLEIPVVYFVDRLRDGRSFTTRRVTAIQHGRAIFNMSASFHKTEDGIEHQDEMPDVLPPEALESEIDIIRRNAERVPEPLRSLLTQDRPLDRRPVAPLDPFKPKPDRPVRRAWIRTVGELGDDPLDHQAVLAYASDYGLLRAALVPHGRTFFDRDLMGASLDHAIWFHRPFRVDDWLLYVTESTVASGARAFTRGSFFTREGALVASVAQEGVIRTGGRPTPADGPATDEGDDK is encoded by the coding sequence GTGAGCTACACCGTAGAGGATCTGGTCGACCTGTTCGACCTTGAGCCGGTGGAGCGGAACATCTATCGCGGGGAGAACCGGGATATCGGCTCGGGCCGGATCTTCGGCGGACAGGTGCTCGCCCAGTCTCTCGTGGCGGCGCGACGGACCGTCGACGCCGAGGACCGCTCCGCGCACTCGCTGCACGGGTACTTCATCCTGGCCGGCGACCTGGAGATTCCCGTCGTCTACTTCGTGGACCGCCTGCGCGACGGACGGAGCTTCACCACGCGGCGCGTGACGGCGATCCAGCACGGACGCGCGATCTTCAACATGTCCGCCTCGTTCCACAAGACGGAGGATGGCATCGAGCACCAGGACGAGATGCCGGATGTGCTGCCGCCGGAGGCGCTCGAGTCGGAGATCGACATCATCCGGCGGAACGCCGAGCGCGTTCCCGAGCCGCTCCGTTCCCTGCTCACGCAGGACCGGCCGCTCGACCGGCGTCCCGTGGCCCCGCTCGACCCCTTCAAGCCGAAGCCGGACCGGCCCGTCCGGCGGGCCTGGATCCGCACCGTCGGAGAATTGGGCGACGATCCGCTCGACCACCAGGCGGTCCTCGCCTACGCCTCCGACTACGGGCTCCTGCGCGCCGCCCTCGTTCCGCACGGGCGCACTTTCTTCGACCGCGACCTGATGGGCGCCTCGCTCGACCACGCGATCTGGTTCCACCGTCCCTTCCGGGTCGACGACTGGCTCCTGTACGTGACCGAGAGCACGGTCGCGAGCGGGGCGCGGGCGTTCACGCGCGGGAGCTTTTTCACGCGGGAAGGGGCGCTCGTGGCCTCGGTCGCCCAGGAGGGGGTGATCCGGACCGGAGGCCGGCCCACTCCGGCTGACGGACCCGCAACCGATGAGGGAGACGACAAATGA
- the dapB gene encoding 4-hydroxy-tetrahydrodipicolinate reductase: protein MSIRVCVGGATGWTGESVVAAILESEEFELTGAVARRAARQTVGDVQGETDGSRVRISADVGEALRESADVYIDYTHPSAVYGNIICAIEAGVAAVVGTSGLTGREYGEIDEAARARGVGVIAAGNFSITAALLKHFSGIAARHVPHWEIVDMASVAKPDAPSGTAQELAEFLGTVATNEFGRPVEDTLGSREARGATIGGAQVHSLRLPSYVISVESIFGLPGERLSIRHDAGSSAEPYVGGTLLAARLAPERVGLTQGLDRLLFERQALRD, encoded by the coding sequence ATGAGCATTCGGGTGTGCGTGGGAGGGGCTACGGGATGGACGGGCGAGAGCGTCGTGGCCGCCATCCTCGAATCGGAGGAGTTCGAGCTGACGGGCGCGGTGGCGCGGCGGGCGGCGCGACAGACCGTCGGGGACGTGCAGGGCGAGACGGACGGCTCCCGCGTGCGGATTTCCGCCGACGTGGGCGAAGCGCTCCGCGAGTCGGCCGATGTCTACATCGACTACACGCACCCGAGCGCCGTCTACGGCAACATCATTTGCGCGATCGAGGCGGGCGTGGCCGCGGTCGTCGGGACCTCGGGGCTCACGGGCCGGGAATACGGAGAGATCGACGAGGCCGCCCGCGCCCGGGGCGTCGGCGTGATCGCCGCGGGCAACTTCTCGATCACGGCGGCGCTGCTGAAGCACTTCTCCGGGATCGCGGCGCGCCACGTGCCGCACTGGGAGATCGTCGACATGGCCTCGGTGGCGAAGCCCGACGCGCCGAGCGGCACCGCACAGGAACTGGCCGAGTTCCTGGGGACGGTCGCGACCAACGAATTCGGCCGGCCGGTCGAGGACACGCTGGGGTCACGGGAGGCGCGAGGGGCGACGATCGGCGGCGCGCAGGTCCACTCGCTCCGGCTTCCGAGCTACGTCATCTCCGTGGAATCGATCTTCGGCCTTCCCGGCGAGCGCCTCTCGATCCGCCACGACGCGGGGTCGAGTGCGGAGCCGTACGTGGGCGGAACCCTCCTCGCGGCCCGGCTGGCGCCGGAACGGGTGGGGCTTACGCAGGGACTCGACCGGCTGCTGTTCGAGAGACAGGCGCTCCGCGACTGA
- a CDS encoding peptidyl-alpha-hydroxyglycine alpha-amidating lyase family protein has translation MTRRTTRLGILFCSIAVSGVAAACGGSGDEGGSANADGAAPQLEPVNDLPNPYERLEPWADLPPGAVQWGQVTGVEQGPDGHLYVLHRCFENSCADRPEDPIVKYDMSGRALASWGAGLFNYPHGFYVDGEGNVWATDARGNGELGHQVFKFSADGELLLTLGQAGVAGLGPDVFNQPTDVLVLPGGDFLVTEGHGEGNDRVVRFSPEGEFLDAWGGPGSGPGQFSTPHAIASDSQGRIFIGDRANNRIQIFLEDGTFLEEWKQFSRPSGIFIDDDDTIYVADSESWGPNNPGWKKGIRIGSARDGSVSYFIEDIESTTIEHSGAEAVGVDSEGNVYGGVVRRRMLEKHVRVR, from the coding sequence ATGACGCGACGAACCACACGACTCGGCATCCTTTTCTGCTCCATCGCGGTCAGCGGGGTCGCCGCGGCGTGCGGCGGCTCCGGCGACGAAGGCGGCTCCGCGAACGCGGACGGCGCGGCGCCGCAGCTTGAGCCCGTCAACGACCTGCCCAACCCCTACGAGCGCCTGGAACCGTGGGCGGACCTGCCTCCGGGCGCAGTGCAGTGGGGGCAGGTCACGGGCGTCGAGCAGGGGCCCGACGGCCATCTCTACGTCCTGCACCGCTGCTTCGAGAACAGCTGCGCCGACCGGCCCGAAGACCCGATCGTCAAGTACGACATGTCCGGCCGGGCGCTCGCTTCCTGGGGCGCGGGACTGTTCAACTATCCGCATGGATTTTACGTGGACGGCGAGGGAAACGTCTGGGCGACGGACGCCCGCGGAAACGGGGAACTCGGGCACCAGGTGTTCAAGTTCAGCGCCGACGGCGAACTCCTGCTCACCCTCGGGCAGGCCGGCGTCGCGGGCCTCGGGCCCGATGTGTTCAACCAGCCGACGGATGTCCTCGTCCTTCCCGGCGGCGACTTCCTCGTCACCGAAGGTCACGGCGAGGGCAACGACCGCGTCGTGCGCTTCAGTCCCGAGGGGGAGTTCCTCGACGCCTGGGGCGGGCCCGGCTCCGGCCCCGGCCAGTTCAGCACGCCGCACGCGATCGCCAGCGACTCACAGGGACGGATCTTCATCGGCGACAGGGCCAACAACCGCATCCAGATCTTTCTCGAGGACGGCACGTTCCTGGAGGAATGGAAGCAGTTCAGCCGTCCCAGCGGGATCTTCATCGACGACGACGACACGATCTACGTCGCGGACTCCGAGAGCTGGGGGCCGAACAACCCCGGCTGGAAGAAGGGAATCCGGATCGGGAGCGCGCGGGACGGCTCGGTCTCGTACTTCATCGAGGACATCGAGTCCACGACGATCGAGCACAGCGGGGCCGAAGCCGTGGGCGTGGATTCGGAGGGCAACGTCTACGGCGGCGTCGTCCGCCGACGCATGCTGGAGAAGCACGTGCGCGTGAGGTAG
- a CDS encoding aminotransferase class III-fold pyridoxal phosphate-dependent enzyme produces the protein MTTGPVRTRSLEELAADAAARYAAANPLSQASFERSTNYLPGADTRTVNHYDPFPVTIVRGEGSRLHDLDGHVYVDFLNDYTAGLYGHSDPAIRAAIVEAAGRGLTLGGPSPNQQEFAELICRRFPSVDRLRFTNSGTEANLMAVSLARAVTCREGVLVFDGAYHGGPLNFTGPDRRLNVPFPWIVADYNDAESARSLIAERATDLACVLVEPMLAGGGCIPGTRVFLKALRDATRRAGVPLVFDEVQTSRLAPGGLQGALDIHADLTTFGKYLGGGASFGAFGGRADLMDRFDPRRENHLSHPGTHNNNSLTMAAGLTGLRDVFTPDAVRRLTVRGDALRAALNGVAAARDAPAQVTGRGSIMTVHFQRTPIRRRADVAHTPMAARDLFQLEMLLAGFYVARRGFVTVSMAHDDEDCDALVAEFDAFLGRHAAAIDSAFA, from the coding sequence ATGACGACTGGCCCGGTCCGGACGCGATCGCTGGAGGAACTCGCGGCCGACGCGGCGGCCCGCTATGCGGCCGCGAATCCCCTGAGCCAGGCGAGCTTCGAGCGCTCGACGAACTACCTGCCGGGAGCGGACACGCGAACGGTCAACCACTACGACCCCTTCCCGGTCACCATCGTCCGGGGCGAAGGGTCGCGGCTCCACGACCTCGACGGGCACGTCTACGTCGATTTCCTCAATGACTACACGGCCGGGCTCTACGGCCACTCGGACCCCGCCATCCGGGCCGCGATCGTGGAGGCGGCGGGGAGGGGCCTGACCCTCGGCGGGCCGAGCCCGAACCAGCAGGAATTCGCCGAACTCATCTGTCGCCGCTTTCCGTCCGTCGACCGTCTGCGCTTCACGAATTCCGGGACGGAGGCGAACCTCATGGCGGTCAGCCTGGCGCGCGCCGTGACCTGCCGGGAGGGCGTGCTCGTGTTCGACGGTGCGTATCATGGCGGACCCCTGAACTTCACGGGCCCGGACCGGCGCCTCAACGTGCCCTTCCCGTGGATCGTCGCGGACTACAACGATGCCGAATCCGCGCGATCCCTCATCGCGGAACGGGCGACCGACCTCGCCTGCGTGCTCGTGGAGCCGATGCTCGCGGGCGGCGGATGCATCCCCGGCACCCGGGTGTTTCTGAAGGCGCTTCGGGACGCGACGCGCCGGGCGGGCGTCCCCCTGGTCTTCGACGAGGTCCAGACGTCGCGGCTCGCTCCGGGCGGCCTGCAGGGGGCGCTCGACATCCACGCCGACCTCACGACCTTCGGAAAGTACCTCGGGGGCGGCGCCTCCTTCGGCGCCTTCGGGGGACGCGCCGATCTCATGGACCGCTTCGATCCGCGCCGGGAGAATCACTTGAGCCACCCCGGCACGCACAACAACAACTCGCTGACCATGGCGGCGGGCCTCACGGGGCTGCGGGACGTGTTCACGCCCGACGCGGTGCGACGGCTGACGGTGCGGGGAGACGCCCTGCGGGCCGCCCTCAACGGGGTCGCGGCGGCGAGGGACGCGCCCGCGCAGGTCACGGGCCGCGGTTCGATCATGACCGTCCACTTCCAGCGGACGCCGATCCGCCGCCGCGCCGACGTCGCCCACACGCCGATGGCGGCCCGCGATCTCTTCCAGCTCGAGATGCTGCTCGCCGGGTTCTACGTGGCCCGCCGGGGGTTCGTCACGGTCTCGATGGCGCACGACGACGAGGATTGCGACGCGCTGGTCGCGGAATTCGACGCCTTCCTCGGCAGGCACGCCGCCGCGATCGACTCGGCGTTCGCATGA
- a CDS encoding N(4)-(beta-N-acetylglucosaminyl)-L-asparaginase, giving the protein MDRRDFVRTSAAGLAAAATPAALAAERRPPGAAARFGAPAVHRPRAAPPIVVSDLSGIRFNNGGPESSVERAFRGIVEGEDVLDALMAGVNIPENDPTEMGIGYGGLPNADGVVQLDACCMHGPRRWAGGVAALEGVRTPSLVAKAVAELTDHHLLVGAGAQAFARQLGFEIEDDLNTEASRALWLEWRRRIDPGHWLDPRKRLEAGLSMVDDGLIPAHSFWGTTNCNAVNADGDVCGVTTTSGLSWKIPGRTGDSPILGAGLYVDNDVGAVGSTGRGEANLYNLSSFLAVEFMRQGMSPLDAGMATLERIRSNTVESRLLNERGLPNFDVRFFLLNKQGETAGVALYGSAETHYAVCTENGAEERPFEGLLEGSPRDA; this is encoded by the coding sequence ATGGACCGCCGAGACTTCGTTCGGACCTCCGCCGCCGGCCTGGCCGCGGCAGCCACACCCGCCGCTCTGGCCGCCGAGCGCCGTCCTCCCGGGGCCGCCGCCCGCTTCGGGGCTCCCGCCGTCCACCGCCCGCGGGCCGCTCCGCCCATCGTCGTCTCCGACCTCAGCGGGATCCGCTTCAACAACGGCGGACCCGAAAGCTCGGTGGAACGCGCCTTCCGCGGGATCGTCGAGGGAGAGGACGTGCTCGATGCGCTCATGGCGGGCGTGAACATTCCGGAGAACGACCCCACCGAGATGGGGATCGGCTACGGCGGGCTCCCCAACGCGGACGGCGTCGTCCAGCTCGATGCCTGCTGCATGCACGGTCCCCGGCGCTGGGCCGGCGGCGTCGCGGCGCTCGAGGGCGTCCGCACCCCGTCGCTCGTCGCGAAGGCCGTGGCCGAACTCACGGACCACCACCTCCTCGTCGGCGCCGGCGCCCAGGCGTTCGCCCGCCAACTCGGGTTCGAGATCGAGGACGACCTCAACACGGAGGCGTCACGCGCCCTGTGGCTCGAGTGGCGCCGGCGGATCGATCCCGGCCACTGGCTCGACCCGCGCAAGCGGCTCGAAGCCGGGCTCTCGATGGTCGACGACGGCCTGATCCCGGCCCATTCCTTCTGGGGGACGACGAACTGCAACGCGGTGAACGCGGACGGGGACGTCTGCGGCGTCACCACGACGAGCGGGCTCTCCTGGAAGATCCCCGGCCGCACCGGCGACTCCCCGATCCTCGGGGCCGGGCTGTACGTGGACAACGACGTGGGCGCCGTCGGCTCGACGGGCCGGGGCGAGGCGAACCTCTACAACCTCTCCTCCTTCCTCGCCGTCGAGTTCATGCGCCAGGGGATGAGCCCGCTCGACGCGGGCATGGCCACGCTGGAGCGGATCCGGTCGAACACGGTCGAGTCGCGCCTCCTCAACGAACGCGGCCTCCCGAACTTCGACGTCCGTTTCTTCCTCCTGAACAAGCAGGGGGAGACGGCCGGCGTCGCGCTGTACGGGTCGGCGGAGACGCACTACGCCGTCTGCACCGAGAACGGCGCGGAGGAACGCCCCTTCGAGGGTCTGCTGGAGGGCTCGCCCCGCGACGCGTAA
- a CDS encoding PIN domain-containing protein, whose product MKGRKVFLDTGILIAALNRRDRYHAQARSLFGGPLPRWHSSVLVWSEAYSWLLHRHGEEQARACRRLVENLDGLVLLEGTSRLHRDTCRILDRLRGARLTYVDASSLALMEQHEIGIAWATDHHLGLTGAEVFPRS is encoded by the coding sequence TTGAAGGGACGAAAGGTCTTCCTCGACACGGGCATCCTCATCGCAGCTCTCAACCGGCGGGACCGGTACCATGCGCAGGCGCGTTCGCTGTTCGGCGGACCCTTGCCACGCTGGCATTCCTCGGTGCTCGTCTGGTCGGAGGCGTATTCCTGGCTCCTGCACCGCCACGGCGAGGAGCAGGCCCGTGCGTGCCGCCGTCTCGTGGAGAACCTCGACGGACTCGTCCTGCTCGAGGGAACGTCCCGGCTCCACCGTGACACCTGCCGCATCCTCGACCGGTTGCGAGGGGCGCGCCTGACGTACGTGGACGCGTCCAGTCTTGCCCTGATGGAACAACACGAGATCGGGATTGCATGGGCCACGGACCATCACCTGGGGCTCACCGGGGCGGAAGTGTTTCCTCGATCGTGA
- a CDS encoding aldo/keto reductase, which produces MERRKLAHTDLEVSRACMGTMTFGSQTDVDTAAAMVDLCFERGIDFFDTANVYNQGLSEEILGEVLGDRRAEIVLASKVRNPMGDPVEYTGLSRDAIRRGIDESLRRLGTDYLDIYYLHLPDYDTPIEESLATLEELRVEGLIHYPATSNYSAWQMGEMFSVCEREGWAKPWIAQPMYNLAARGIEQEYLAFTKRYGISNVVYNPLAGGLLTGKQSPKGPLPGTRFDDNRMYLDRFWHDEYFHAVAEVETIARDAGLTPVQLALGWLRAQEGADCIILGASRMEHLEENLAAFDAPPLGDEVLAACDGVWARLRGPTPAYNR; this is translated from the coding sequence GTGGAGAGAAGAAAACTCGCCCATACCGACCTGGAAGTGTCGCGTGCCTGCATGGGCACGATGACGTTCGGGTCGCAGACCGATGTCGATACCGCCGCGGCGATGGTGGACCTGTGCTTCGAGCGGGGGATCGACTTCTTCGACACCGCGAACGTCTACAACCAGGGCCTTTCGGAGGAGATTCTGGGAGAGGTCCTCGGGGACCGGCGCGCGGAGATCGTCCTCGCGAGCAAGGTCCGCAATCCGATGGGAGACCCCGTCGAATACACGGGCCTCTCGCGCGACGCGATCCGCCGCGGCATCGACGAGTCGCTGCGGCGGCTCGGAACCGACTATCTGGACATCTATTACCTGCACCTGCCGGACTATGACACGCCCATAGAGGAGAGTCTCGCCACGCTGGAGGAGCTTCGCGTCGAGGGCCTCATCCACTATCCGGCGACGTCCAACTACAGTGCGTGGCAGATGGGCGAAATGTTCTCGGTCTGCGAGCGGGAGGGCTGGGCGAAGCCGTGGATCGCGCAGCCGATGTACAACCTCGCGGCGCGCGGAATCGAGCAGGAGTACCTCGCGTTCACGAAGCGCTACGGGATCTCGAACGTCGTCTACAACCCGCTCGCGGGCGGGCTTCTCACCGGCAAGCAGAGCCCGAAGGGACCGCTCCCCGGAACCCGCTTCGACGACAACCGGATGTACCTGGACCGTTTCTGGCACGACGAGTACTTCCACGCCGTGGCCGAGGTCGAGACGATCGCCCGGGACGCCGGCCTGACGCCGGTGCAGCTCGCGCTGGGGTGGCTGCGGGCGCAGGAGGGCGCGGATTGCATCATCCTCGGCGCCTCCCGCATGGAGCACCTGGAGGAGAACCTCGCCGCGTTCGACGCGCCGCCGCTCGGCGACGAGGTGCTTGCCGCCTGCGATGGCGTGTGGGCGCGGCTCCGCGGCCCGACGCCCGCCTACAACCGCTGA
- a CDS encoding amidase family protein, whose translation MRSVPSAHARAPRAGFRPARVRPGSVLPGGTLLAVLAAACGGPAPEAEPFDVVEATIPEMQAAMESGQVTSRQIVMEHLARIARYEWQINAAVSINPTALAEAEALDAERAAGDVRGPLHGIPVALKDNIHTTHIPTTGGSLAFEGYHPPYEATLTTNLREAGAIIIAKAGLTEFANFMAGPPNQMPGNYNALTGYGLNPYDPRRDPREDRDDGRPALTTGGSSSGIGTAASFWSANVGTDTGGSIISPSNANMLVGIRPTIARVSRWGVAPVTLDHDMAGPMARTVTDAAIMLGAMEGAQPDPNDAATARCEAPPGRDYTPFLNAGGLEGARIGIPRAFYYEPVEVGGETIGGLGEEAAALMSEAISVLEAAGAIIVDPAEIPSFVDPDPEANFNTWPLCIGGHQAKGSDEGCSVNFKYGMKRDFDAWLESLGPSAPVRTLTELREWNLAHRDAGSMKYEQSRYDISDEMDVEADRARNAADMAKDSLLSQMRGIDAVLEEYDLDAIFTPGSRGAALAARAQYPHIVVPFGFVPNAPTPAFPEGFDARPAPFGIGFTGAACSEPRLIELAYAFEQASLRRVPPESFP comes from the coding sequence ATGAGGTCAGTTCCAAGCGCCCACGCCCGCGCCCCGCGGGCCGGATTCCGGCCGGCGCGTGTCCGGCCGGGGAGCGTCCTGCCGGGGGGCACCCTGCTGGCGGTCCTTGCGGCGGCGTGCGGCGGGCCCGCACCCGAGGCGGAGCCGTTCGACGTGGTGGAGGCGACGATTCCGGAGATGCAGGCGGCGATGGAGAGCGGGCAGGTCACGTCGCGGCAGATCGTCATGGAGCACCTGGCGCGGATCGCGCGCTACGAGTGGCAGATCAACGCGGCCGTGTCGATCAATCCGACCGCGCTCGCGGAGGCCGAGGCGCTCGACGCGGAGCGGGCGGCGGGCGACGTGCGCGGGCCGTTGCACGGCATCCCGGTCGCGCTCAAGGACAACATCCACACGACACACATCCCGACGACGGGCGGGTCGCTCGCCTTCGAGGGGTATCACCCGCCGTACGAGGCCACGCTGACGACGAACCTGCGCGAGGCGGGCGCGATCATCATCGCGAAAGCGGGGCTCACGGAGTTCGCGAACTTCATGGCGGGGCCGCCGAACCAGATGCCCGGTAACTACAACGCCCTCACGGGTTACGGCCTCAACCCCTACGATCCGCGCCGCGACCCTCGGGAAGACCGGGACGATGGGCGTCCGGCGCTCACCACGGGCGGCTCCAGCTCCGGAATCGGGACCGCCGCGAGCTTCTGGTCCGCGAACGTGGGGACGGATACCGGCGGGTCGATCATCAGCCCCTCGAACGCGAACATGCTCGTCGGCATCCGGCCCACGATCGCGCGAGTCAGCCGCTGGGGCGTGGCGCCGGTGACACTGGACCACGACATGGCGGGGCCGATGGCCCGCACCGTGACGGACGCGGCGATCATGCTCGGGGCGATGGAGGGGGCGCAGCCCGACCCGAACGACGCGGCCACCGCGCGGTGCGAGGCGCCGCCGGGCCGCGACTACACGCCCTTCCTGAACGCCGGCGGGCTGGAGGGCGCCCGGATCGGGATCCCCAGGGCCTTCTACTACGAGCCCGTGGAGGTCGGAGGCGAGACGATCGGGGGCCTCGGCGAGGAGGCCGCGGCGCTCATGTCCGAGGCCATCTCGGTGCTCGAGGCGGCGGGCGCGATCATCGTGGACCCGGCCGAGATCCCGAGCTTCGTCGATCCGGACCCGGAGGCCAACTTCAACACGTGGCCGCTCTGCATCGGCGGGCACCAGGCGAAGGGGTCGGACGAGGGGTGTTCGGTCAACTTCAAGTACGGGATGAAGCGCGATTTCGATGCGTGGCTCGAATCGCTCGGGCCCTCGGCGCCGGTCCGGACGCTGACCGAGCTTCGGGAGTGGAACCTCGCGCACCGCGACGCGGGGTCGATGAAATACGAGCAGTCGCGCTACGACATCTCCGATGAGATGGACGTGGAGGCGGACCGCGCCCGGAACGCGGCGGACATGGCGAAGGACTCGCTGCTCAGTCAGATGCGGGGGATCGACGCCGTGCTGGAGGAATACGACCTGGACGCGATCTTCACGCCGGGGAGCCGGGGCGCCGCACTCGCAGCGCGGGCACAGTACCCGCACATCGTCGTGCCCTTCGGCTTCGTGCCCAACGCACCGACGCCGGCCTTCCCCGAGGGCTTCGACGCACGGCCCGCGCCGTTCGGGATCGGGTTCACGGGGGCCGCCTGCAGCGAGCCGCGGCTCATCGAACTCGCGTACGCCTTCGAGCAGGCCAGCCTGCGGCGCGTGCCGCCCGAGAGCTTCCCGTGA